In one Corallococcus sp. EGB genomic region, the following are encoded:
- a CDS encoding ComEC/Rec2 family competence protein, translating into MKARIALGVGLLLASLACQQQPSAPPAQKPPEKSRYFGGAPDGKLHVYFFDVGAGDAALIVTPKGNTVLVDSGPATAESHLVNRLPELLRRELDLVVLTQPDPKHHGALEAVLKRVGARRLMEPQLPDTSKAYDALLTAVGSRGVQILSPAPSTSAPKELVRLTLEDRVNLTVLWPRAPAEPLLKGAPDAEGRNAANSIVLRLTYDDTSVIFAGGARGETEARLLERGLLSPATLLKVASPYGEGANSQAYLEEVRPQVALLSGDDNLGKSPRVKELLTRLRGVDARVFRTDVNGEVHAVSDGKQFELSIQRPPPGEPAGTRHRFPGLDPRPPLQRTAKPVAAVKPAPTEPLPAVATEPTRVTEAARDSKARVSNVTDVDELPTARKNTRAEVPEKTARASTSNAMGGYRASKHKQIFHKASCRAVKLINPENMLSWSTREAALGSGRKPAGDCDP; encoded by the coding sequence ATGAAGGCCCGCATCGCGCTGGGAGTGGGGCTGCTGCTCGCCTCCCTCGCCTGTCAGCAGCAGCCGTCCGCCCCACCCGCGCAGAAGCCTCCGGAGAAGTCGCGCTACTTCGGCGGCGCGCCGGACGGGAAGCTCCACGTGTACTTCTTCGACGTGGGCGCGGGGGATGCCGCGCTCATCGTCACGCCGAAGGGCAACACGGTGCTGGTGGACTCAGGGCCCGCGACCGCCGAGTCGCACCTGGTGAACCGGCTGCCGGAGCTCTTGCGCCGCGAGCTGGACCTGGTGGTCCTCACCCAGCCGGATCCGAAGCACCACGGCGCGCTGGAGGCCGTGCTCAAGCGCGTGGGCGCGCGGCGGTTGATGGAGCCGCAGCTGCCCGACACGTCCAAGGCCTACGACGCGCTGCTGACGGCGGTGGGCTCGCGCGGGGTGCAGATCCTTTCGCCCGCGCCGTCCACGTCCGCGCCCAAGGAGCTGGTCCGGCTGACGCTGGAGGACCGCGTGAACCTCACGGTGCTCTGGCCCCGCGCGCCCGCGGAGCCGCTCCTGAAGGGGGCCCCGGACGCGGAGGGGCGCAACGCGGCGAACTCCATCGTGCTGCGCCTGACGTACGACGACACGTCGGTCATCTTCGCGGGCGGCGCGCGCGGCGAGACGGAGGCCAGGCTGTTGGAGCGCGGGCTCTTGTCCCCCGCCACGCTCCTGAAGGTCGCCTCGCCCTACGGGGAGGGGGCGAACTCGCAGGCGTACCTGGAGGAGGTGCGTCCGCAGGTCGCGCTGCTCAGCGGCGATGACAACCTGGGGAAGAGCCCTCGGGTGAAGGAGCTCCTCACGAGGCTGCGCGGCGTGGACGCGCGCGTGTTCCGCACGGACGTGAACGGCGAGGTGCACGCGGTGAGCGACGGCAAGCAGTTCGAGCTCTCGATCCAGCGTCCGCCGCCGGGCGAGCCCGCTGGCACGCGGCACCGCTTCCCGGGGTTGGATCCCCGCCCGCCGCTCCAGCGGACGGCGAAGCCCGTCGCCGCGGTGAAGCCGGCGCCCACCGAACCGCTCCCGGCCGTCGCGACAGAGCCCACCCGCGTCACCGAAGCCGCGCGCGACAGCAAGGCCCGCGTCAGCAACGTGACGGACGTGGATGAGCTGCCCACCGCGCGCAAGAACACGCGGGCGGAGGTGCCGGAGAAGACGGCGCGCGCGTCCACCAGCAACGCCATGGGCGGCTACCGCGCGAGCAAGCACAAGCAGATCTTCCACAAGGCCAGCTGCCGGGCCGTGAAGCTCATCAATCCCGAGAACATGCTGTCCTGGAGCACACGCGAAGCGGCGCTGGGTTCGGGCCGCAAGCCCGCTGGAGACTGTGACCCGTGA
- a CDS encoding DUF3006 domain-containing protein, which translates to MTKKTKPRSRATVDRIEDDVAVLVVDGQQVTRALDALPPGVREGDVVDLEAGTVDAEATEALRADVRAARERAMHGKKPPAGDFDL; encoded by the coding sequence GTGACGAAGAAGACGAAGCCCCGGTCCCGGGCCACGGTGGACCGCATCGAGGACGACGTCGCCGTGCTGGTGGTGGACGGCCAGCAGGTGACCCGCGCGCTGGACGCCCTCCCCCCGGGCGTGCGTGAAGGGGACGTCGTGGACCTGGAGGCGGGGACGGTGGACGCAGAGGCCACCGAGGCCCTGCGCGCCGACGTCCGCGCAGCGAGGGAACGTGCGATGCACGGCAAGAAGCCGCCCGCGGGCGACTTCGACCTCTGA
- a CDS encoding tetratricopeptide repeat protein produces the protein MLLAVGLAAMPPGDVARARELETQAHDSQAAGRYVEAEKPLQEAIELWARHYGPEHIEVLNDEINLGVSYRRRGDAARAIPLLEHAADGLQRSSDPDAPQLHRQALNNLAMAYRASGRLEEARATLEKCLAVLEQGDATPERARVLDNLANVLLDGPTPHLDEAARYSRRAFEEWKSLRGEEDADVATSMTTVGTILMRQGDLPGARPLLVRALALTQMIRGEEHPETGAVFCLLGELEQRSGNRGAAREHYEAALAIARKTFEHDSHPQVQDALNGLASLGAESPMDKTRPIAVVALIWLLVVTLRQATGRLAPRVAIAPLAFLVSRWSGSHGDVHVGPAGHNRKGPRLNLRPCPVGWNERVLWAWGRRAGGRADLGRHESAQCDSDV, from the coding sequence GTGCTGCTCGCCGTGGGCCTTGCCGCGATGCCGCCAGGGGATGTCGCTCGTGCGCGCGAGCTCGAGACGCAGGCCCACGACTCTCAGGCCGCCGGCCGGTATGTCGAAGCCGAGAAGCCGCTTCAGGAAGCCATCGAGCTGTGGGCCCGGCACTACGGCCCCGAGCACATCGAGGTGCTGAACGACGAGATCAACCTGGGCGTTTCCTACCGACGCCGGGGAGATGCCGCTCGCGCAATCCCATTGCTCGAACATGCCGCCGATGGCTTGCAGCGGTCATCAGACCCGGACGCGCCGCAGCTTCATCGGCAGGCGCTCAACAATCTGGCGATGGCCTACCGTGCGTCTGGCAGGCTGGAGGAGGCGCGAGCGACGCTCGAGAAATGCCTTGCCGTGCTCGAACAGGGCGATGCTACGCCCGAACGGGCTCGGGTTCTGGACAACCTGGCCAATGTCCTTCTCGACGGACCCACGCCGCACCTCGACGAGGCGGCCCGGTACTCGCGCCGTGCGTTTGAAGAATGGAAGTCCCTGCGGGGAGAAGAAGACGCCGACGTCGCCACTTCGATGACCACCGTGGGCACGATCCTGATGCGCCAGGGCGACCTTCCTGGAGCCCGGCCGCTCCTGGTACGGGCGTTGGCGTTGACGCAGATGATCCGCGGCGAAGAGCACCCCGAGACCGGAGCAGTGTTCTGCCTTCTCGGCGAACTGGAGCAGCGAAGCGGCAATCGCGGCGCCGCTCGGGAGCACTACGAAGCCGCGCTGGCCATCGCTCGGAAGACCTTCGAGCATGACAGTCATCCGCAAGTGCAAGACGCCTTGAATGGGCTGGCCTCTCTCGGTGCGGAGAGCCCGATGGACAAGACGCGACCCATTGCGGTCGTCGCGCTCATCTGGCTGTTGGTGGTGACGCTCAGGCAAGCGACGGGGCGCCTTGCTCCGAGGGTGGCAATCGCGCCATTGGCATTTCTCGTGAGTCGATGGAGCGGGAGCCACGGGGATGTTCATGTTGGTCCTGCCGGCCACAATCGAAAGGGGCCTCGACTCAATCTCCGGCCTTGCCCTGTTGGGTGGAATGAGCGCGTTCTGTGGGCTTGGGGTCGCCGCGCTGGTGGTCGGGCCGATCTGGGCCGTCACGAGAGCGCTCAGTGCGACTCCGACGTTTGA
- a CDS encoding GYF domain-containing protein, giving the protein MNFTCDNCQKRYSIADEKVRGKTVKVRCKNCQNVITVEGPAEEESTRVVSLADVERIRAQERSLAGGGAAAPAAPAPVSAVAAPAPLAKPPASAPQTPWDDEPTRTAPPRQTAGAPWFVMVRNKQEGPLDESAVAEWMAAGTISARSFFWRQGMPDWKRGSDIPELAALLTPAAPPEPPPPPPPPEPVAPPPARAAAPARREPEPQQPFYAENEPAPSQDDFERDGDEDEGTLFGNREAPAPVPTPAPRRAVSAPREDAPAASGAPLNELFSDLDLPGNRGEASDEEDLGQDETREDPRNDEDEEDAAPPVDSKAARKRPVVPAKRGSPLKVVALVVLLLIVLPVVALFGLSAAGMLPPALADMVNKVTGKAPPPAPRQAAPAPGAAEPVAPSHGGETAAPAQGAAPGGEAAAPSAEGSKP; this is encoded by the coding sequence TTGAACTTCACCTGCGACAATTGCCAGAAGCGGTACTCCATTGCGGACGAGAAGGTCCGCGGCAAGACGGTCAAGGTCCGCTGCAAGAACTGCCAGAACGTCATTACCGTGGAAGGGCCCGCCGAGGAGGAGAGCACCCGCGTGGTGTCGCTCGCCGACGTGGAGCGGATCCGAGCCCAGGAGCGTTCGCTGGCGGGAGGTGGCGCCGCCGCGCCCGCCGCCCCGGCTCCGGTGTCCGCCGTGGCAGCGCCTGCGCCCCTCGCCAAACCTCCCGCGTCGGCCCCCCAGACGCCCTGGGACGATGAGCCCACGCGCACCGCGCCTCCCCGCCAGACGGCCGGGGCGCCGTGGTTCGTGATGGTGCGCAACAAGCAGGAGGGCCCGCTCGACGAGTCGGCCGTGGCCGAGTGGATGGCCGCGGGCACCATCAGCGCGCGCAGCTTCTTCTGGCGCCAGGGCATGCCGGACTGGAAGCGCGGCTCCGACATCCCGGAGCTGGCCGCGCTGCTCACGCCGGCCGCGCCGCCAGAGCCCCCGCCTCCGCCGCCTCCTCCGGAGCCCGTCGCCCCGCCTCCCGCGCGCGCGGCCGCGCCCGCCCGCCGCGAGCCGGAGCCCCAGCAGCCCTTCTACGCGGAGAACGAACCCGCCCCGTCCCAGGACGACTTCGAGCGCGACGGCGACGAGGACGAAGGCACGCTCTTCGGCAACCGGGAGGCGCCCGCGCCCGTGCCCACGCCGGCCCCGCGCCGCGCGGTGTCAGCGCCCCGGGAGGACGCCCCCGCGGCGAGCGGCGCGCCCCTCAACGAGCTGTTCTCCGACCTGGACCTGCCCGGCAACCGGGGCGAGGCCTCGGACGAGGAGGACCTGGGCCAGGACGAGACGCGCGAGGACCCCCGCAACGACGAGGACGAGGAGGACGCCGCTCCGCCGGTGGACTCGAAGGCCGCGCGCAAGCGCCCGGTGGTTCCGGCGAAGCGTGGCAGCCCGCTGAAGGTCGTGGCGCTGGTGGTGCTGCTGCTCATCGTCCTGCCGGTGGTGGCGCTGTTCGGCCTGTCGGCGGCGGGCATGCTGCCTCCCGCGCTCGCGGACATGGTCAACAAGGTGACCGGCAAGGCGCCTCCGCCGGCCCCGCGTCAGGCCGCTCCCGCGCCGGGAGCCGCCGAGCCCGTCGCGCCTTCGCACGGTGGCGAGACCGCGGCGCCTGCTCAGGGGGCCGCGCCGGGTGGCGAGGCCGCGGCTCCTTCAGCGGAAGGCTCCAAGCCGTAG
- a CDS encoding DnaJ domain-containing protein, whose protein sequence is MNNEPRQNPYEVLGVEKDADARAIKKAYFERVRQTPPETHPEDFRRLREAYELLSDPEARQAFDASAAQEADGPEAEKNAALQEAIDLFEAGDKVGGRRHLTELLNEQPDFHEARILLGRHFLYEGDAREALAEFDALLARAPDHWQGHLQRGWALLRLERMKEAADAFWRAGKHGPSEVGPRVALADCLEAMGQVADALKVLEQAQSLPGISRMDVLALKVRRIATMLEFGQDADARKELELLDTELPESADPELRRWTGGQLSSAAAHLFAQQKSQGANQLLAFGRRFNPESTTEVAYPTCVELDVNALPAVTREWLDEQAERIGGWRTVTTWATPALLTLGLASATAFLLSFVAFGVSERDLPEWIACAIFAAVFCGATWAQARNLLRGMASPYGHFDAIHPLHFIQVARDRITVWPLVHLQDLQLMNQHHNGSYLHTAIELRFNDRRISLKVRGKERAEALARELLERRRRVLELLGRGMLDAESGVEHLPPSLLARADSRGHVRAENARSPWPGVFAAAGVGVLLVAGAVWPQKQSAAENAWMRAAAKGDVGSMLEYLRERPDPRFAPKLQAQVDSELGKVRARLDERLDPGSAAAPSRAFFTSLLDGVSRVHSRRITVAWEGREGTATPPRDDPSELLVSAWQRTVDEALGKGVLLVDGGQGAKREGPPLLTLRVREGSQGGPPGQRVWSVSPEGLDVKVPPLELMANAADPRASEVLFHGWVDRWHLPGAGDRRPLLLTASTLAQEAQP, encoded by the coding sequence GTGAACAACGAGCCCCGCCAGAACCCCTACGAGGTGCTGGGCGTCGAGAAGGACGCGGATGCCCGCGCCATCAAGAAGGCCTACTTCGAGCGCGTCCGGCAGACCCCTCCGGAGACGCATCCGGAGGACTTCCGCCGCCTGCGCGAAGCATACGAGCTGCTCTCCGACCCTGAAGCGCGGCAGGCCTTCGACGCCAGCGCCGCGCAAGAGGCGGACGGTCCGGAGGCGGAGAAGAACGCCGCCCTCCAGGAGGCCATCGACCTGTTCGAGGCCGGTGATAAGGTCGGGGGCCGCAGGCACCTCACCGAGTTGCTCAACGAGCAGCCGGACTTCCACGAAGCGCGAATCCTGCTGGGCCGCCACTTCCTCTACGAGGGCGACGCCAGGGAGGCGCTGGCAGAGTTCGACGCCCTGCTCGCGCGAGCCCCGGACCACTGGCAGGGACACCTGCAACGGGGCTGGGCGCTGCTCCGCCTGGAGCGAATGAAGGAGGCCGCGGACGCCTTCTGGCGCGCGGGCAAGCATGGCCCTTCGGAGGTGGGGCCGCGCGTGGCGCTCGCGGACTGTCTGGAGGCCATGGGGCAGGTGGCGGACGCGCTCAAGGTGCTCGAGCAGGCCCAGTCGCTGCCCGGCATCTCGCGCATGGACGTGCTCGCCCTCAAGGTCCGGCGCATCGCGACGATGCTGGAGTTCGGCCAGGACGCTGATGCCAGGAAGGAACTGGAGCTGCTCGACACCGAGCTGCCGGAGAGCGCGGACCCCGAGCTGCGGCGCTGGACCGGGGGCCAGCTCTCCTCGGCCGCCGCGCATCTCTTCGCCCAGCAGAAGTCCCAGGGCGCGAACCAACTGCTCGCGTTCGGCCGGCGCTTCAATCCGGAGAGCACCACCGAGGTCGCGTACCCGACGTGCGTCGAACTGGACGTGAACGCGCTGCCGGCCGTCACCCGCGAATGGCTGGACGAGCAGGCCGAGAGAATCGGCGGCTGGCGCACGGTGACGACCTGGGCGACCCCGGCGCTGCTTACGCTGGGGCTCGCCTCCGCCACGGCCTTCCTCCTGTCCTTCGTCGCCTTCGGCGTCTCCGAGCGCGATCTCCCGGAGTGGATCGCGTGCGCCATCTTCGCGGCGGTCTTCTGCGGAGCCACCTGGGCTCAGGCCCGAAACCTCCTGCGGGGGATGGCGAGCCCCTATGGCCACTTCGACGCCATCCACCCGCTGCACTTCATCCAGGTGGCCCGCGACCGCATCACCGTGTGGCCGCTCGTGCACCTGCAGGACCTGCAGTTGATGAACCAGCACCACAACGGCTCCTATCTGCACACGGCCATCGAGCTGCGCTTCAACGACAGGCGCATCTCCCTGAAGGTGCGAGGCAAGGAGCGGGCGGAGGCGCTGGCCAGGGAGCTGCTTGAGCGGCGCCGCCGCGTGTTGGAGCTGCTGGGCCGGGGCATGTTGGACGCCGAGAGCGGGGTGGAGCACCTGCCTCCTTCGCTGCTGGCACGTGCGGACTCGAGGGGCCATGTCCGGGCCGAGAACGCGCGCTCGCCCTGGCCCGGCGTATTCGCCGCCGCGGGCGTGGGCGTGCTGCTGGTGGCCGGGGCCGTGTGGCCGCAGAAGCAATCCGCGGCGGAGAACGCCTGGATGCGCGCCGCGGCGAAGGGGGATGTCGGCTCCATGCTGGAGTACCTCCGCGAGCGGCCTGACCCCCGCTTCGCCCCGAAGCTCCAGGCCCAGGTGGACTCGGAGCTGGGCAAGGTTCGCGCACGGCTCGACGAGCGGTTGGACCCGGGCAGCGCCGCCGCGCCGTCTCGTGCGTTCTTCACGAGCCTGCTGGACGGCGTCTCGCGCGTGCACAGCCGCCGCATCACCGTGGCGTGGGAGGGGCGGGAAGGCACGGCGACGCCGCCCCGGGATGACCCCTCGGAGTTGCTCGTGAGCGCCTGGCAGCGCACGGTGGATGAAGCCCTGGGGAAGGGCGTCCTCCTCGTGGACGGAGGACAGGGGGCAAAGCGCGAGGGGCCGCCCCTGCTCACCCTCCGCGTGCGGGAAGGCTCCCAGGGAGGCCCGCCAGGCCAGCGCGTCTGGTCCGTGAGCCCTGAAGGGCTGGACGTGAAGGTTCCGCCGTTGGAGCTCATGGCCAACGCGGCGGATCCGCGCGCCTCCGAGGTCCTGTTTCATGGGTGGGTGGACCGCTGGCACCTGCCCGGTGCGGGCGACCGCCGCCCGCTGCTGCTGACTGCTTCGACGCTCGCCCAGGAGGCCCAGCCGTGA
- a CDS encoding M48 family metallopeptidase, which translates to MSAPSTSPRQGWLLLAGISVCALAIVAGAHSLKGHEQVLFVNALPMPVSVTAGEERFTLAANGHLSRPMPVGPLEVDIRNDQRTLAHETVFVTDEGGLFVYNVLGAAPLYTTTVTYTRFNPNTQPESTPRALAGTTFARVGHIDYVLTPPPERLSIRKEEGNSISRTHLGQAEDGWTMSYNWLMSLHRAADAARLAEAIEQAMPEAPGVAKAAMAGRIVVAREEGLLASVATSRAERNAHPDDVDMNRMWMHDMRRAGRNGEVRAYYQAALEREPGSVMKAVLLARVEPVSEGTERLEALLRNHPGEWMVRRALAVSYVRQQRWAEALPLLDALEQGDPEYSRYQDTHAETLVALGRREEATRRLSQQLLLLAEQKNALDLDAVLLFARLVGHASEQGTKNEVMRQVIEAVQKNEPEGSVREWLAASLGHHVDATKLRAVPADHSLAVATRVLMALAEGPEFAARASVNADFLGFRHLDKEAGTLLAAEFERLGDAALAAKVLDASSVELGYGELLDVLSGKLPVESLKTLDWGERAALHLVLARQLDAQGKDSKAAYALVKKEALLPGAVTIALLNWDRPKPSKAVVRDTAP; encoded by the coding sequence GTGAGTGCTCCTTCGACCTCGCCGCGCCAGGGCTGGTTGCTGCTGGCCGGCATCAGTGTCTGCGCGCTCGCCATCGTGGCCGGGGCCCACTCCCTCAAGGGCCATGAGCAGGTGCTCTTCGTGAACGCGCTGCCCATGCCCGTGTCCGTCACCGCGGGCGAGGAGCGCTTCACGCTCGCGGCGAATGGTCACCTGTCGCGCCCGATGCCGGTGGGGCCGCTGGAGGTGGACATCCGGAACGACCAGCGAACGTTGGCCCACGAGACGGTGTTCGTGACCGACGAGGGGGGCCTCTTCGTCTACAACGTGCTGGGCGCCGCGCCCCTCTACACGACGACGGTCACCTACACCCGCTTCAATCCCAACACCCAGCCGGAGTCCACCCCGAGGGCCCTCGCGGGCACGACCTTCGCACGGGTAGGGCACATCGACTACGTGCTCACCCCTCCGCCCGAGCGCCTCTCGATCCGCAAGGAGGAGGGCAACTCCATCTCGCGCACCCATCTGGGGCAGGCGGAGGATGGCTGGACCATGAGCTACAACTGGCTGATGTCGCTCCACCGCGCTGCGGACGCGGCCCGCCTCGCGGAAGCCATCGAGCAGGCCATGCCGGAGGCCCCTGGGGTGGCAAAAGCCGCCATGGCCGGGAGGATCGTGGTCGCGCGTGAGGAAGGACTCCTCGCGTCGGTCGCGACTTCGCGGGCGGAGCGTAACGCCCATCCGGATGACGTGGACATGAACCGGATGTGGATGCACGACATGCGTCGCGCCGGGCGCAATGGCGAGGTCCGGGCCTATTACCAGGCCGCGCTGGAGCGCGAGCCCGGCTCCGTGATGAAGGCCGTGCTGCTCGCGCGCGTCGAGCCGGTGTCCGAGGGGACGGAGCGGCTGGAGGCGCTGCTGCGCAACCATCCTGGTGAGTGGATGGTCCGTCGTGCGTTGGCGGTGAGCTACGTGCGTCAGCAGCGCTGGGCGGAGGCGCTTCCGCTGCTGGACGCGTTGGAGCAGGGCGACCCGGAGTATTCGCGCTATCAGGACACGCATGCGGAAACGCTGGTGGCACTGGGCCGTCGCGAGGAGGCTACGCGCAGGCTGTCGCAGCAACTGCTCCTGCTCGCTGAACAGAAGAATGCCTTGGACCTGGATGCCGTGCTGCTCTTCGCGAGGCTCGTCGGCCACGCGTCCGAGCAGGGCACGAAGAACGAGGTGATGCGGCAGGTCATCGAGGCCGTCCAGAAGAACGAGCCGGAGGGCAGTGTGCGCGAGTGGCTGGCGGCCTCGCTCGGTCATCACGTGGATGCCACGAAGCTGCGTGCCGTGCCCGCGGATCATTCGCTCGCGGTCGCGACGCGGGTGCTGATGGCGCTCGCCGAGGGGCCCGAGTTCGCCGCGCGAGCCTCCGTCAACGCGGACTTCCTCGGCTTCCGCCATCTCGACAAGGAGGCGGGCACGTTGCTGGCAGCGGAGTTCGAGAGGCTCGGGGACGCCGCGCTCGCGGCGAAGGTGCTCGACGCCTCGAGCGTGGAGCTGGGCTACGGCGAGCTCTTGGACGTGCTGAGCGGCAAGTTGCCGGTGGAGTCGCTCAAGACGCTGGACTGGGGCGAGCGCGCCGCGCTCCACCTGGTCCTCGCGCGCCAGTTGGATGCGCAGGGGAAGGACTCCAAGGCCGCCTACGCGCTCGTGAAGAAGGAAGCCCTGCTGCCCGGCGCGGTCACCATCGCGCTCCTGAACTGGGATCGCCCCAAGCCGTCCAAGGCCGTGGTGCGGGACACGGCGCCCTGA
- a CDS encoding TIGR02300 family protein: protein MPAKDLGTKHTCFKCGTKFYDMKKPDPICPKCGEDQRNQPKPAAEPRRGRLAAAPKVIEPEPEEAPASEEDEENLDSFGDDEDSEASAEPEDDDI from the coding sequence ATGCCGGCGAAGGATCTCGGGACCAAGCACACGTGCTTCAAGTGCGGGACGAAGTTCTACGACATGAAGAAGCCGGATCCCATCTGCCCCAAGTGCGGTGAGGATCAGCGGAACCAGCCCAAGCCCGCCGCCGAGCCCCGGCGCGGCCGCCTGGCCGCCGCACCGAAGGTCATCGAGCCCGAGCCCGAGGAGGCGCCCGCGTCCGAGGAGGACGAGGAGAACCTCGACTCCTTCGGAGATGACGAGGACTCCGAGGCGAGTGCCGAGCCCGAGGACGACGACATCTAG
- a CDS encoding carboxypeptidase regulatory-like domain-containing protein — protein MKWGEIEGRVLLTGTPPQAPSAPTSATVASVCGDQAEDRSLVVGGEGAIAYAVVSLQDGAALPAPETPAPQPVLDQKQCHYEPPALAAKAGGELSLRNSDPLVHNVRAQSGTNRSVFNVAMPLEGMTLRRPLPAEPGTVQVRCDVHPWMRAVVRTFDHPYFTTTTPDGRFRMRVPEGAHTLVFWHERLPETSRTVTVRAGETVQVDQTWGVDALRQAGPGK, from the coding sequence GTGAAGTGGGGCGAAATCGAGGGGCGCGTGCTGCTGACCGGGACGCCTCCCCAGGCCCCCAGCGCGCCGACCTCGGCCACCGTCGCCAGTGTGTGTGGCGACCAGGCGGAGGACCGCTCCCTCGTGGTGGGAGGGGAGGGCGCAATCGCCTACGCCGTCGTCTCGCTCCAGGACGGCGCCGCGCTCCCCGCCCCGGAGACGCCCGCGCCCCAGCCCGTGCTGGACCAGAAGCAATGCCACTACGAACCGCCCGCGCTCGCGGCGAAGGCCGGCGGCGAGCTCTCGCTGCGCAACTCCGACCCGCTGGTGCACAACGTGCGCGCCCAGTCCGGGACCAACCGTTCCGTCTTCAACGTCGCCATGCCCCTGGAGGGCATGACCCTGCGCCGCCCCCTGCCCGCGGAACCGGGCACCGTCCAGGTCCGCTGCGACGTGCACCCTTGGATGCGCGCGGTGGTCCGCACCTTCGACCATCCGTACTTCACCACCACCACGCCGGATGGCCGCTTCCGGATGCGCGTCCCCGAAGGCGCCCACACGCTCGTCTTCTGGCACGAGCGGCTGCCGGAGACCTCTCGGACCGTCACCGTCCGGGCAGGGGAGACCGTCCAGGTCGACCAGACCTGGGGGGTGGATGCGCTGCGTCAGGCCGGTCCGGGGAAATAG
- a CDS encoding ribonuclease HI family protein, with product MPTPSLVDVLRHIAREEPLTATVRAFRGLTREHLGQLLDEAAEQLGGGPREAEAPASEPAPLTAPESTVPSIEAVAPAAGGALNRVRVYSDGAARGNPGPAGAGAVLMNAEGAVVARLGKFLGHQTNNYAEYMGLLIGLQHAKSLGAREVEVFADSELLIRQLGGRYQVKSPTLKPLFLEAQKLLATFGKVKLAHVPRAQNAEADEMSNRAIDERM from the coding sequence ATGCCGACCCCTTCGCTCGTCGACGTTCTCCGTCACATCGCCCGTGAGGAGCCGCTGACGGCGACGGTGCGCGCCTTTCGCGGGCTCACCCGCGAGCACCTGGGCCAGTTGCTGGACGAAGCCGCCGAGCAGCTGGGCGGCGGTCCACGCGAGGCCGAGGCTCCCGCATCAGAGCCCGCCCCGCTGACGGCGCCTGAATCCACCGTGCCGAGCATCGAGGCCGTGGCACCCGCGGCGGGTGGCGCGCTGAACCGCGTGCGCGTCTATTCGGACGGAGCGGCGCGAGGAAACCCGGGCCCTGCCGGCGCGGGAGCGGTGCTGATGAACGCCGAGGGCGCGGTGGTGGCGCGCCTGGGCAAGTTCCTGGGGCACCAGACGAACAACTACGCCGAGTACATGGGCCTGCTCATCGGCCTGCAGCACGCCAAGAGCCTGGGCGCGCGCGAGGTGGAGGTGTTCGCGGACAGCGAGCTGCTCATCCGCCAGTTGGGTGGGCGCTACCAGGTGAAGAGCCCCACGCTGAAGCCCTTGTTCCTGGAGGCGCAGAAGCTGCTGGCCACGTTCGGTAAGGTGAAGCTCGCCCACGTCCCCCGCGCGCAGAACGCGGAAGCGGACGAGATGAGCAACCGCGCCATCGACGAGCGGATGTAG
- a CDS encoding zinc ribbon domain-containing protein — MREKLKALAELQKVDLEVASLRKAADVHPRQISELERELGVARNGIESERTRLADLEKQKALLEQNITDEKDKVKKWEARLSDQRSTREYSALAREIDIAKKGILTQSEALTEKVKELGQAREAIKGKEADYATKQQGLSGRMTELRGKLGESEAQVKELEGRRAEVAANVDANLLRRYEVIRKKKLPALVGVVAGTCQGCNMNLPPQMYNMLRTTLGTDVCPSCNRIIFAVEALQEPKENAEK; from the coding sequence TTGCGGGAGAAACTGAAGGCCTTGGCGGAGCTGCAGAAGGTGGACCTCGAGGTCGCCTCGCTCCGGAAGGCGGCGGACGTGCATCCCCGCCAGATTTCCGAGCTGGAGCGGGAGCTGGGGGTCGCGCGCAATGGCATCGAATCCGAGCGGACACGCCTGGCCGACCTGGAGAAGCAGAAGGCCCTGCTCGAGCAGAACATCACGGACGAGAAGGACAAGGTGAAGAAGTGGGAAGCGCGCCTGTCCGACCAGCGCTCCACGCGTGAGTACTCGGCGCTCGCTCGCGAAATCGACATCGCGAAGAAGGGCATCCTCACCCAGTCCGAGGCGCTCACGGAGAAGGTGAAGGAGCTGGGCCAGGCTCGCGAGGCCATCAAGGGCAAGGAGGCGGACTACGCCACCAAGCAGCAGGGCCTGTCGGGCCGGATGACGGAGCTGCGCGGGAAGCTGGGCGAGTCCGAGGCCCAGGTGAAGGAGCTGGAGGGCCGCCGCGCGGAGGTCGCCGCGAACGTGGACGCCAACCTGCTGCGCCGCTACGAGGTCATCCGCAAGAAGAAGCTGCCGGCGCTCGTGGGCGTGGTGGCGGGTACCTGCCAGGGCTGCAACATGAACCTGCCCCCGCAGATGTACAACATGCTGCGCACCACGCTGGGCACCGACGTGTGCCCCTCGTGCAACCGCATCATCTTCGCCGTCGAAGCCCTGCAGGAGCCGAAGGAAAACGCCGAGAAGTAG